A single window of Vanessa atalanta chromosome 27, ilVanAtal1.2, whole genome shotgun sequence DNA harbors:
- the LOC125074249 gene encoding androgen-dependent TFPI-regulating protein-like, protein MSKAIYLRILGYTVTIAMHVGNIVYMESCMKRELASDPELTTFSQLQPRYFTCWTFFLQILYAVVGLTSDFKLLSNTNRDYKPSKYFQGFKNTLFSAILWPSTWVVAIVFWSLFLYDRNLIFPSFADKVVTPTSNHIMHTAIIGVVLWEVCFQPRTVPVSHKRNLYHLAFHLLLYFSILTYTYVERGIWIYPIFGMLYGTIYFPLLPVIIGVLAVAFYYIQWTLTELIWGRKKKTMKMK, encoded by the exons ATGTCGAAGGCAATATATCTTCGCATATTGGGCTACACGGTCACAATAGCGATGCACGTCGGCAACATAGTGTACATGGAATCATGTATGAAACGAGAACTGGCCAGCGATCCCGAACTGACGACATTTAGCCAATTACAGCCACGATATTTTACTTGTTGGACATTC TTTCTTCAAATTCTGTATGCAGTGGTCGGCCTGACAAGCGATTTCAAATTATTGTCGAATACCAACAGGGATTATAAGCCGTCTAAATATTTCCAAGGCTTTAAGAACACGCTGTTTAGTGCGATATTGTGGCCCTCAACTTGG GTTGTGGCCATTGTATTTTGGTCATTATTCTTATACGACAGAAACCTGATATTCCCTAGTTTCGCGGATAAAGTTGTCACTCCCACTTCGAACCACATAATGCACACCGCTATAATCGGCGTTGTGCTCTGGGAAGTGTGCTTCCAGCCCAGGACTGTGCCTGTATCACACAAGCGAAATCTTTATCATCTTGCCTTTCACTTGCTGTTATATTTTTCCAT aTTAACCTACACGTATGTCGAACGGGGCATATGGATCTATCCTATCTTCGGAATGCTCTACGGAACGATATACTTCCCTCTACTGCCCGTGATAATAGGAGTACTAGCGGTcgcattttattacatacaatgGACGCTGACTGAGCTCATATGGGGCAGAAAAAAGAAAACcatgaaaatgaaatga